The Thiobacter sp. AK1 genome segment CCTCAAGTTCCACCCAGGGCTTTTCGTTGTCGAAATCGTACTCGAACTCACCCCAAGCGGCGTGTGCAGTGGGCGCGAGCAGCAGACAGGCAAGGCAGAAGCTAAGCAGGATCGAACGCATGGCTTATTTTAACTTGCCGCCCAGCCGCCGCGGCTCAAGCCGCTCCCGTAGGCTTTGCCTTTCCAATGCCCCGTTTCCCAGGAATACGGTCCGATCGCGTGGCCTATCGGCTACTTTTTTTGTGAGTCCGTAGCGGCGCTAGGCATACACGTGTTCGCGGGTCAGGGGATAGGGGAGCCGCCCGTCGGCCAGGGGTTTGCCGGCCAGGATCTGGAATAGCGACATCCAGCCGCGCTCGAAGGCGTGGGCGGAGCCTGCCATGTAGATCTGCCAGATGCGGAATTTTTCCTCGCCCACCAAGCGTTTGGCCTCGGCGGCGTGGGCTTCCAGTCGTTCCACCCAGTGCCAGAGGGTGCGCGCGTAATGGGGACGCAAGCATTCCGCGTCCCAGCATTCCAGCCCCTGAGCCGATAGGCTGTCGATCACTTCCGACACGTGTACCAGCTCGCCGCCGGGGAACACGTACTCGTCGATGAATTCGCTGATGCCGCTTCCCAGGCCGCCGCTGGCGCGGCTGGCGGCAGTGATGCCATGGTTCATCACGAGTCCCCCGGGCTTGAGGAGGCGCTGGATCTTGGCGAAATACTTGCCCAGATTGGCGCGGCCCACATGCTCGAACATGCCCACCGAGGCGATCTTGTCGAAGGGCTCTGTCTCGGGCACGTCGCGGTAGTCCATGAGATGGACCTCTACCTGCCCGTCCAGGCCGCGGGCACGGATTTGTTGGCGCACGTATTCGTACTGGTTCTGGCTGAGGGTGATCCCGGCGGCGCGCACTCCATGGCGTTCCGCGGCCCACAGAATGAGACCGCCCCAGCCACAGCCAATGTCGAGAAAGCGTTCACCGGGCTTGAGATGGAGTTTGCGACAGATATGTTCCAGTTTCTGCTCTTGCGCAACGTCCAGGGTGTCGTCGGGCGTGCGGAAATAGGCGCAGGAATAGACCCGGCGCGCGTCC includes the following:
- a CDS encoding class I SAM-dependent methyltransferase — its product is MLQSQMIKLVESRLRRHNLPVALELWNGQAFKLVDEPAVKVRINRPNALLHLANPSLGKLAKSYVERDIDLTGTTRDIIRLGESLCDGVVCGDKKGSRFLSWWRHSKPADRKNISYHYDVSNDFYGLWLDARRVYSCAYFRTPDDTLDVAQEQKLEHICRKLHLKPGERFLDIGCGWGGLILWAAERHGVRAAGITLSQNQYEYVRQQIRARGLDGQVEVHLMDYRDVPETEPFDKIASVGMFEHVGRANLGKYFAKIQRLLKPGGLVMNHGITAASRASGGLGSGISEFIDEYVFPGGELVHVSEVIDSLSAQGLECWDAECLRPHYARTLWHWVERLEAHAAEAKRLVGEEKFRIWQIYMAGSAHAFERGWMSLFQILAGKPLADGRLPYPLTREHVYA